Below is a genomic region from Granulicella sp. L56.
TAGCATCAGCATGGCATTTTCTCTCTTCGGCAAACGCGACAAACCTGAGCAGCAACCCGACCAGCCCACCGCCACACCGGAGGCTGTCTCCCCCCTTGAACCCGCAGAGCAGAAACGCGGCCTCTTCGACCGCATGAAGCAGGCGGTCACTCGCACCCGCGAGTCGTTCACCGAGTCCATCAGCTCCGTCATCGCTCTCACCCGCGAGGTCGACGAATCAACGCTTGTCGGCCTCGAACCCATCCTGCTCCGCGCCGACCTCGGTGCACCGACCACCGCCATCGTCATCGAAAATCTGCGCCAGCGCGCCCTCCGCACCGGCATACAGGGCGGCGCCGAGCTCAAACAGCTCCTCAAAGCCGAGTTGAAGCAGATCCTCGACGGCGTCTCCCACCCCGTCCACCATCCCGCCACGCCACCCGAAGTCATCATGATGGTCGGCGTCAACGGCACCGGCAAAACCACCACCTCCGGCAAGCTGGCCGCCCTCTTCAGTTCGCAGGGCCGCAGCGTTCTGCTCTGCGCCGCTGACACCTTCCGCGCCGCCGCCATCGAGCAACTGGAAGTCTGGGCCCAGCGCTCCGACGTTCCCCTCATCAAGACCAAGCAAGGCGGAGACCCCAGCGCCGCGCTCTACGACGCCTGCTCCGCCGCCAAAGCACGCGGCACGCAAGTCCTCATCGTAGACACCGCAGGCCGTCTCCACACCAAGACCGACCTGATGAAGGAGCTCGACAAGATGCGCCGCACCGCTGAAAAGCTGGTCCCCGGCGCACCCCACCAAACCCTCCTCGTCATGGACGCGACCACCGGCCAGAACGGCCTGACGCAAGCCCGTCTCTTCACCGAGGCCGCCCGGGTCACCGGCATCGTCCTCACCAAGCTCGACGGCACCGCCAAGGGCGGCATCGTCCTCGCCATCGCCACCGAACTCAAGCTCCCCGTCCTCTACGCCGGAGTAGGCGAAAAGATGGAAGACATCCTCCCCTTCGACAGCGCCACCTTCATCGACTCCCTGATCGACTAGCAAAGGCCTCTCTTCTGCGCCGTGGCCGTTCGTTGGCCGCGTAGAAGATCATCCGCACAATAAGCCTCTGTGACTGACTTGATCCAGCAGATCGGTGAAAGGTCATTCACCTTACTTCTTGTCTTTACAGGCTCGGATGGAATCCGCATCGGCCGCGCCCAGATCCACGTGCGAGACTACTCCCGCTTCGACAGATAGCTTTCGCACGGCGTGATGCGGTCCTCCCTCGACGATAGAGTACTTCCCAGGCTTGAGCTCTTCTGCTTTGTACGTTCCGTCGCAGGTCGCCACAATGCCGATGACCGCACCGTGGTTTGCAGTCAAAACGATTTGGGCGCCGGGGTCAGCACTGCCGGCGATAGAACCTGTGGATGCAGCGCCCTGTGCATGCAAAACGTTGGGGGCAAACACAACAAGAGCCGCGATAAAACAAGTAGAGATTTTGAACATTGGTTTCCTTTCAGGTGAAGCTGGTTTCGAGCGTACGGCGTCAAAGGACGTCGCAGTAAATGATCAGATTCTCGGAAGACCGCCGTTGTATGTCATATCCTGGCCGAGACACAGAGGGGCCTTAAAGCGAATACGCGCTAACGCAAGAATTTGTTCCGGAATACACCGTCGAACATCTAGGGGAACTCTAAGTATTGCGACAGCGTGCTGCCCGAGCTTTCATTTTCAGCATGGGTTAAGATAAACTTTAACTAACCAGTTAATCAATGCCCTCAAAGAAGCCCATCCCGCCCCCTACTGACCCGACCGACAAGAGTCGAGAGAAGATCCTCCGCGCTGCCCTGCACGAATTCAGCGCCCACGGCCTCGCCGGAGCACGCACCGACGCCATCGCCGAATCGGCAAACGTCAACAAGGCTCTGCTCTACTATTACTTCAAGAACAAGGAATCGCTCTACGCCGCAACCTTTGAAGCAGCCCTCGGCAACGTCATGCAGAACACCCTCGCCGTGCTCCAGACCAGGTGCTCCCCAGGCGAACTCCTTCTGCGCCTCGCCCTCAACCACTTCGACCGCGTGCTCACCCAGCACGAGTTCCAGAGCCTCATGCAGCAGGAGATGGTGCGCTTCCATCATGGCAAAAGCAGCTCCATCCCCTCACTGACAAGCAGAGTCTTCACTCCGCTCCTCAAAAAAATACAAGCCGCTGTCGAAGAGGGGATCGGCTCTGGCGAGCTCTGCAAAATCGACTGGATGCAGGTCATGTATTCGACCTATGGCTCGAACGTCTTCTACTTCATGAGCGCGCCGATGATGCGCCTCTCGCTGTCCTTCGAACCCTTCGATCCCGCAACCATCGAGTTTCGCCGCAAGGCCGCCGTACAGTTTCTCGGCAACGCCCTCTTCGTCGATCGTTCCCACGGCGCAAAGCTCGTCCGTCGCGTCCTCGCCGCCATGCCCATGCCTGTCCTAGACAAACCACTTGCCTGGAGAACAATTTATGAACGCCCGTAACCGAATCCTCATCCTGATGGGCATCCTTCTGGTCATCGGGCTCTTCTGGTACTTTTTTTCGACCGACCGATCGACCGATCTCCAACTCATCGGCACTGTCGACGCCAACGAAGTCGTCGTCAGCTCACGCATCCCCGGCCGCATCCAGAAGCTCACCGTGGATGAAGGCGACACTGTCACCGCGGGCGAACTCATCGCCAACATTCAAAGCGACGACCTCGCCGCAGCCCGCAACGCCGCCGAAGCCACCGCTCTCAGCCAGAACTTTAAGCTGCAAGGTTCGCAGGACACCCAGCGCCAAACCAAAGGCAGCACCACCAGTCAGGTAGCCAACGCCGAGGCCCAATTACAAGTAGCAAACGCCGCACTGTTGCAGGCGCAAGCCAATTACGAGCATCAACAGGCCGATAGCAACCGTACCATAGCTCTCGCCAAGCAAGGCGTCATGAGCCAGCAGTCGAGCGACGAAGCCATTACCTCTCTGCGCGCGTTGCAAGCCGCCGTCGACTCCGCGAAGCAAAGCGTAGTCGCAGCCAACGCATCTCTCAAACTAGCCGTAGCGAATACCATTCAGGCACAAGCCGCAGCCAAAACCGTAGCCTCCACCCGCAGCGACGTGCAAAACGCAAAAGCCCTCGTCAATCAGGCGCAGGTCGAGCTCGACTACGCCAACGTCCTCGCTCCCATCTCCGGAAGGGTCAACGTTCGCGCAGCCCGTCAGGGCGAAGTCGTCGCCGCCGGAACCCCCATCGTCACCATCACCGACCTCACCCAAACCTGGGTCTACGCTCCGCTCCCCGAGACCGAAGCCGACTCCGTCAAGCTCGGCGACAGCCTCCGCGTGGTCATGCCCAGCGGCGAGGCCATTCAGGGCAAAGTCATCAACAAGTCCGCTGAAGCCGACTTCGCCACCCAGCGCGACGTAAGCCGCCGTAAACGCGACATCAAGACCATCGAGCTTAAGCTCCTCATCCCCAATCCCGGCATGAAGTACACCCTCGGCATGACCGCCGAAGTCTACGTCCCCAAAGACAAGCTGGTGAAGCAATGAGCACCACGCCAGTCACAGCTCAACCAGCCATCTCCGTCCAGAACATCATCAAGCGCTACGGCGACTTCGAGGCAGTCAAAGGCATCACCTTCGACGTAGCCGAGGGCGAGATCTTCGGTCTGCTCGGCCCCAACGGCGCAGGCAAAAGCACCCTCATCCGCATGATGACGACGCTCATCCCCGTCACCTCCGGCAAAGCCATCATCGGCGGCCACGACGTCTCCCGCGACTCCGACGCCGTCCGCCGCATGATCGGCGTCATCCCCCAGGCCCTCACCAGCGACATCGATCTCACCGTCGAAGAGAACCTCTCCATCTACGCCAAGCTCTACGACGTTCCCAAGGCCCGCCGCGAACAAAACATCAACGACCTTCTCGAAGCCGTTGACCTCACCAAGTGGCGCAACGCGCAGACGAAAACTCTCTCCGGCGGAATGCGCCGCCGCCTCGAAATCGCTCGCGGCCTCGTCCACAATCCGCGCATCTTCTTCCTCGACGAACCCACCACCGGCCTCGACCCCGTCTCCCGCGTCGCCGTATGGGAGATGCTCAACAACCTCAAGAACAAGCATCACCTCACCATGCTCATCACGACGCACTACATGGACGAGGCCGACCGCCTCTGCGACCGCATCGCCATCGTCGATCACGGCAAGCTCGTAGCCCTCGACACGCCCATGGCGCTCAAAGCCAACGTCCCCGGCACCAACGTAGTCGAAGCGCAGTTCTCCACCGAATCCACTGATTGGCCCGAGCGTCTGCGGCAACTCGAAGGCGTCATGTCGGTCGAATCGCAAAGCTCCGGCATGTACCGCATCATGACCTCCAGCGGTTCGCTCACCACTATCCAGTTAGTTCAGATGGCCGCCAGCCGAGGCGAAACCATCAAGTCCCTCAGCGTACAAAACACCACCCTCGACGACGTCTTCGTCCACTACACCGGACGCGCACTTCGCGACGAACAAGTGAAAGCGGCCGCCTTCGTCATGCCGCCGCGCCCAGGGATGCAGCCATGAACCGAATGATGGCAATCGTCGAACGCGAGATGCGAAAGTTCTTCCGCTCGCCCGCACTCATGATGGTCTCCATGACCCTCCCGCTGGTGCAACTGCTCATCCTCGGCCACGCCTTCGGCGGCAAGATCCGCAACGCCCGTATGGGCATCGTCGATTACGACCACGGCGCGCAGGCCCTCAAAATCCACGAAGCCTTCGACGCCATCGCCGCCAACATCCGCACCTTCACCACCGTCCCTTACAACAATGAGGTGCAGGCTCGCGAAGACGTCCGCACCGGCAAGATCGACGGCGCCGTCATCATCCCGAAACAATACTCCCGCCGCGTCCTCGCAGGCGACTCCCCCAACATCGGCCTCGTCGTCGACAACACCGACCAGGTCATGAGCGACTCACTCGAGCAGGAGATGCAATCTCTCGTCGACTCCCTCAACGCTCCCATCATTCAGCCGCTCGTCGTCCAGAGCATCGCCCTCAAAATCGTCGAACTCTACCCCTACGTCGAGTACATGAAGTACCTCCTCGCAGGCTCCATCTCGCTCGCCATGTACGTCGCCGTCATGATCGGCGGCGGCATGTTGTACATCGACGACAAGGCCCGTGGCGTCCACGAGGGCTACCTCGTCACTCCCATCACCCGGCTCGAACTGGTCATGGGTCTCAACCTCGCAGGCTCCATCAAAGCCATTCTCTCCGGCATCTGCCTCACCGTCATCGGCTCGCTCTTCGCAGGCATCGGAGCCATCTTCAACCCCATGGCGCTCCTGCAACTCTCGCTCCTCATCGTCGCCACGTCAGTCGCCTTCAACGGCATGATGTTCCTGATGATGGTCCGCGTAGAAGACCCCCTCGTCCCCCGCGCCATGTTCGGCGTCCTCAACACGCTTCTCTTCTTCCCCAGCGGAGCCATCTCGCCCGTCTCCGGCCTTCCCCCCTGGCTCCGCGCCATCGCCGACGTCGATCCCTTCACCTACGCCGTCCACGGCTTCAAAGCCATCCTGCTCAAAGACGGAGGCTTCACCGCCATCTATCCCGACATCCTCTTCCTCTTCGCCTTCGGAATCGGCGCGCTCCTGATCGCAACACCGCTCTTCAAACGCACCCTCTAAGCCTGCCGCTCCTCACCCCTTGTCATACGGCGGCACCTTCCACAAACGTGTCATCCTGAGCGAAGGTGCAGCCGAGTCGAAGGACCTGCGGCTGCAGTTGCCTGTTTTATGCCATCCTAGTCACCGCGATTGCAGATAGACTAGGGCCTCCACCCATCTTTGGAGGCCCGATGCGCCACGCTCTACTCCTGACCCTGCTCGTAGCAATGAGCAGCACTCTAGCTGCACAAGCGCCTCCCCTATCCGACTACGTGGGCACCTACACCGACCGCCCCGGCCACACGCTCGAAATAGTCGCGGGCGATCAACTCTTCGCCGTACAGGACAGCGCAAAGTACAAGCTCCAATCCTCCAAACCCGACGAGTTCATTACCATCACCGGGAACAAAATCCCCTTTATCCGCGACGCCAGCGGCAAAGTCATCGGCTACGAAGAAGACGGCAAACTCCACCCACGCGTCTCACTCTCCATCACGCCGGAGTCCGCCGCCCTCGCCCGCCCGTGGCCACTGAGCAAAGGCACCACGTACCACTACCACCCACCCGCCAATCTTCACGACGGAATCGCCGTAGCCAGCATCACCCACTCCGACCTCGGCGAAGCCACAGCAGACGCCATCGTGAACAGCATCCTCAATGGCACTTACCAGGACGTCCATAGCGTCCTTCTCTACCAGCACGGCCACCTCGTCATGGAAGAGTACTTCTACGGCTACAACGCCACTCGCCAGCATCAACTCCGCTCCGCCACCAAATCAGTCGTTAGCGCGGTGGTCGGCATCGCCATCGACCGCGGCGCTCTCACCGGAGCCAACGAACTCGTGCTCCCCCACATGAGCTACACCACCTACGCCAACCCCGACCCGCGCAAATCGAAGATCACGCTCGGCAACTTTCTCTCCATGAGTTCCGGCCTCGACTGCAACGACCACAGCGGCACCTCTCCCGGCCGCGAGACCGTCCTCGATGACGCGCCCGACTGGGTCAAAGCCACGCTCGATCTCCCCATGATCAACGACCCCGGCAGCAAGGGCTTCTACTGCTCAGGAGGCGTTGCTGTCGCAGGCCGCATGGCCGAAAACGCAACCCACATGTATCTCCCCGACTTCGCCCAGAAAAATCTCTTCGCCCCTCTCGGAATCCCACGCACCAACTGGACGTGGAACTACAACCTCACCAACGCCAACAAGGAGTACTCCCAGATCCATCTCCGCCCCCGCGACATGCTCAAGCTCGGCATCCTCTTCGCCGACGGCGGCAAGTGGAAGGGCCATCAGGTCATCTCCTCCTCCTGGGTGCAGGCATCGCTCACAACCCAAAGTCAGATCGACGGCACCGACTACGGCTATTTCTGGTGGAAGCCCTACTTCAATGTGCCCACCCCCAACGGCATACAGCGCGTCCACTTCAGCGCCGCGCAAGGCAACGGAGGCCAGAAGATTTACCTCCTTCCGCAATACGATCTCGTCGCGGTCTTCACCGCGGGCGATTACAACTCCGGCGGAGCGCCCCCCAACAAGATCATGATCAACATCATCCTGCCGGCACTCATCGCAGCCCGTTCCCACGTAAAGTAATTTCGGACGCGGCATCCATCCAAATGCCGCGCCCGAAATCCAAACATCCTCTTCAAAACTTCTGAAAGTTCACTTCTATATTCAGCGCAACCGCCACCGGCTCTCCTGCTCGCGTAGCAGGCTTGAAGCGATATTGCTCAACAGTCTTGACAGCATTCGCATCGAAGTCAGGACGAAGCGAACGCTTGACGTGGACATCATGAACCATCCCCGACGAGTCCACCACCAGTTCAATCAGACACGTTCCTCCAAACTTGTCCTTACTCTTTTTCTCAGCCTCAGGATATTCAGGCTCCACAGACCAGACCAGCACAGGCGCAATTACATCTTTCCCAAGGTGATAGACCTGCCCATACGGTTGCGACTGTTCAGCTACCTGAGTAGAGGCTTGCGGTTCAATCACCACAGCCATCGCCGCCCCGCCCACCGCTACCGAGAGCAGGAACACCGTTGCCGGAATCACCAGACCATACTTCAAAGCAGAGCTGACGCGCGGCTTCTTGAGATTCATCATCATGATTCGCTTCTCCAGAATGTTGGCATCGAAGATCCCGATGGCGTGAGAGGGATAAGCTCGCGAGCCCACAGCGACCATAGTCGCGAGCCGTAGCAGAGAGTCCGTATATTTGCGCGAATCGATCAGCTTATCGGTGGCCATGCCATCGCAGATCATCTCCCGCGTCTGTGCGATGTGGATCTTCAGAACCCAGATGACAGGGTGGAAGGCAAGCAAGAGACTCGCAACCTCGTAGAACAGGTTCTTCTGAAAATCCCTCCGCTTCATATGCGCGCATTCATGCGCCAGTGCAGCCAGCAGGTCCTGCGGCGCACAGTCGGCGACAAACGCATCCGGCACCAGCAGCATTGGCTCACGTAGCCCCAGCGTCACCGGTCCCGCGATACGCGAAGAACAAAGGATACGAGCCTGATCCAAACCAAACGCCCGCTTGCAATCAAGCCAAATCTCCTCCTGCTCCTCTGTCAGCAAGAGAGGACGAGCCAACCGAAGCAGCCTTGCCGTCGAGCGCAACGACCACGCAAGCCTCATCGCAAAGTAGATCAGCGCGCCAAAATAAAGAGACAACAAGGCCCCAACAAGCACCGCAGGCAGAATATAAATCCCCCTTTGATTCAGCGCAGCGCCTTGAGCGGCAACAAAAGCAATCGAAGTATGCCCACCCGCCACATGAGGAAGATGCACAAAAGCCAACAGCCATCGAAAAAAAGGAAACGCAGGCGCAAGAATCGCAAGCCCCAGCGTGGATACCCAGACAAGATGCTCCGCCTGCGGCCCAGCCTTTTTGAGCAGGCGGCTTACCAGCCATCCCGCTGCGGCGATCAGGGCCACCTCCCAAATTGAGTTAATGAAATAAGAGACCATAAATCCAGAGAAGCTATTCATCCTCTTCTCCTCTCTCCTCGGCCGCAATCTTTCGGCTCAGGTCCGCAATCCGCTCCAGATCGACCTGACGGCTTTTCACCAGGCTCATCACCAGAGCTTCGGAAGATCCTCCGAACATCCGCTCGACCAGATCACGAACAGCCTGCCCCAGCACCGTCTCCTTCGAAGCGACGGGAGAGTAGACAAAAGCACGCCCCTCCAACGCCCGCTCCACCCTGCCCTTGCGATGGAGAACGTTGAGCATGGTCTGCACCGTGTTGTAAGCCAGCTCATTGCTGGGCAGCAGCCCCTTCTGCACATGCTGCACATTGCCCGCCCCCTCGCTCCAAAGCACCTGCAAGATCTGCAGCTCAAGAGGGGTAAGAGCATTCGTGCCTTTTTTACGTCCGACCATAGCGTCTCCTAAATTAATAGGAGTCTAGGATCGAACATCCGTACCTGTCAACCTAAATATTTAGGCCTTTGCCGCCACCACCGGCAAAGGCCATAACATCAATACTTAGAACGAAAGCCGCGCGCTCAGTTGGATCTCTCGTCCCGGCGTAGTCACCTCGGTGATCGATCCGAACCCCGCCGTATTTACAAACCGGTTCGGCGTTCCCAGGTTGGTGTGGTTCAGCGCGTTGAAGAACTCGCCCCGCGTCTCCAGCCGCATAAGCTCGCCCAGCGCGAAGCTGCGCACCACGCTCACATCCGTCGTCTCCATCCCAGGCCCTACAACCGAGTTGCGTCCTACATCGCCGAACGCATACGCGGGCGGAGCCGCGAACGCCGCTGGATTGAACCAGTTCGTCGCATTCCTCGTCCCCGGCGCAAAGACCTGCTGGCCGGTGACGGCGTTGGCCCGTATGGGATTCTCACCCAGCGCCGTGCCCGCATTCGCCGTGTCGCCGAACACCGAGATCGTCAGCGGAAACCCGCTCTGCGCCTGAAAGATCGCCGAAGTGTGCCAGCCTGCGGTCACGACGCGCGTCAACCGGCTTCGTCCCCACTCTGGCACGTCGTACACTGCGCTCAGTGCGACGCGATTCCTCACATCGCACGCCGGCCCCTTCTCCGCTGCCAGGTCGTTATCGTTCTGCGGGATCGCCGCTTCGAACATCGGCGAACGAAAATCCGGTGAATTCGACAAGCTCTTCGACCAGGTGTAGTTCGCCAGGAAGCTAAGCCCCTTCGCCGCCCGCCGCCGCACATTCACATAGCCCGCGTCGTACCAGCTCTGCGCCGAATTTTCGAGCAGGTTGATCGTGCTCACGCCAAACGTCGTACTCGCCACCGTCACGCCAGGCGGAAGCACCGAATTCGGAACGAAGCTGATCTGCTTGAATGGCCGCCGCGGCTGAATCAGTCCGGGTCCCGGCAGCGCGTTATTGATCAGATGCGAGCGTTGCAGATGAAATCCGCCCGAGCCCAGATAGCCGATCTCAACCACCGTGCTCTTTCCAATACTCTGCTCCATCGACGCGCTCCATTGTTGGATGTACTGCGGCGACGGATGCGTCTCCATCGCGGTAAAGCTGACTACCGTCTTGCCCAGCACAGCCGGGGCAAAATTGAAGCCGTTGATCGACGGCGTAAAGTTATCGCTCTGGTTCGTCTCCGGGAACGTATAGGGAACATTATGCCGCTGATTGCACCATGTATTCATGTCCACCGGCGTGTAGAAGATCCCATACGCCGCATGCAGAACCAGCCCTCTACCCGGCACGTTCTGCGAGATCCCGAGGCGCGGCGCGAAGTCCGTCCGATTGGGATACATCAACCCCTTCGGCATTCCATTCTGGCCACCGATAAACACGCTCGGCGTTCCATCGGATGCGAATGTCAGGTTGCTATTGGTGTATCTCCTGTCGATCAACGCGCTCATATACTCATAGCGCACGCCATAGTCGAGAGTCGTGTTGTTGGCCAGCCGGAAGGTGTCCTGCACATACCCATCGCCATACCACTGGCTCAGGTTCATCTGCGGAATTCCTGCCTGTCGCTGGCGAACCGCGGGCAGACCCAGCAGAAAGCTCGCCAGCGCCGACCCGGTGCCGTCGTTCGCTCCAATATCCGTCGTAAACCCGTTCGTAAACTGGTAGTATCCGCGGTTTTGAAAGAACCCCCACATCGGCCAGATGAACCGCTGATAGACGCCGCCAAACTTCAGGCTGTGCCGCCCCAACAGCCACGTCAGCGTATCGCGTCCCTCCACCAGCGTGTCCCACGCGTGCATCGGCGTCGCCGAAAAGCTGTCTCCGATGGGCGAATATCCCTGCACTGCGAAGTACGGCGCTCCCCATGCACCCGGTCCGCCAAACCCTACTCCTGTAATTCCCAACTCGCCTGTAATGTCGTTCTTGTCCGCACTCTCCGTCGTATGGTTCATGCTCAACCGCGACACCGCAATCGTTGCCACATTCAGCAGCGACGGCGTAAAGACGTGGCTGTACGACCCCATCCCCTGCTGCGAAAGATTGTCGTGCAGGTAGCCGAACCCCGGCATGTTCTCCGGCATAAACCCATGCTCGCCGCCAGCGCTGTACCGCGCAAATCCCGTATTGCTGGCATTGAACTGGCGATCCAGACGCACCGTCCCCTGATCGGTGTAGTGGATTTCGTTGCGCACATCTAGATAGTTGTTGGAGTCGTTGCCCGAGCCTACCACCGTCGGCTGCCCCATCATCGTCATGCTGCCGCCCATACCCATCATCAGGTTCGGCTGCGGCACATACTTCGTCAGCATCGTCACCGCGACAGGGCTCAACCTGCTCGCAGGAATGACGTTGTTCGGAAACGGCTGCCGGTTGAACTGCGGATTCTGCTGGCTCACCGGGAGCGCCGGGTTGTAGTTCGGATTCACCGTCGTCTTAGCCGGGTCGTAGATCGTTACCCCGCTCATACTGAAGTCGCCGCCCGACTCCTGTACCGTTGGCACCGTCAGCGTCATCGTATCCGCCTGAACATGTCGCAGCGCCTCATAGTTCAGGAAGAAGAAAGTCTTCTTGCCAGGCAGCACCGGGCCGCCCAGCGAACCACCAAAGTTGTTCTGCACCAGATGGTTCGTCCCGCCCATATCGTTGAACGAGTGAGCATCCATCGCTCCGTTGCGCAGAAACTCATAAGCTGTCGCATGCAG
It encodes:
- a CDS encoding TonB-dependent receptor, with the protein product MRRVWLLAMLGVVVFTVSISTLEAQTNYAVLRGVVTDPQHLAIPRATVKLTLVKTGESRDVTANGQGVYEAGGLLPGAYLLEAKSQGFAVARRSLQLEVGQQATLDVALAVGPDSQTVTAVTAAELLKTSDASVGEVVDQRAVAQLPLNGRMLVDLMLTVPGAHVGMGAQTGDTNPLYWRPGQRSAITVGGNRPNANYFLLDGATNTDPTFNTQNFSASPDAVQEFQVQVGSYSAEMGGAGGGQVNIVTRSGGTRLHATAYEFLRNGAMDAHSFNDMGGTNHLVQNNFGGSLGGPVLPGKKTFFFLNYEALRHVQADTMTLTVPTVQESGGDFSMSGVTIYDPAKTTVNPNYNPALPVSQQNPQFNRQPFPNNVIPASRLSPVAVTMLTKYVPQPNLMMGMGGSMTMMGQPTVVGSGNDSNNYLDVRNEIHYTDQGTVRLDRQFNASNTGFARYSAGGEHGFMPENMPGFGYLHDNLSQQGMGSYSHVFTPSLLNVATIAVSRLSMNHTTESADKNDITGELGITGVGFGGPGAWGAPYFAVQGYSPIGDSFSATPMHAWDTLVEGRDTLTWLLGRHSLKFGGVYQRFIWPMWGFFQNRGYYQFTNGFTTDIGANDGTGSALASFLLGLPAVRQRQAGIPQMNLSQWYGDGYVQDTFRLANNTTLDYGVRYEYMSALIDRRYTNSNLTFASDGTPSVFIGGQNGMPKGLMYPNRTDFAPRLGISQNVPGRGLVLHAAYGIFYTPVDMNTWCNQRHNVPYTFPETNQSDNFTPSINGFNFAPAVLGKTVVSFTAMETHPSPQYIQQWSASMEQSIGKSTVVEIGYLGSGGFHLQRSHLINNALPGPGLIQPRRPFKQISFVPNSVLPPGVTVASTTFGVSTINLLENSAQSWYDAGYVNVRRRAAKGLSFLANYTWSKSLSNSPDFRSPMFEAAIPQNDNDLAAEKGPACDVRNRVALSAVYDVPEWGRSRLTRVVTAGWHTSAIFQAQSGFPLTISVFGDTANAGTALGENPIRANAVTGQQVFAPGTRNATNWFNPAAFAAPPAYAFGDVGRNSVVGPGMETTDVSVVRSFALGELMRLETRGEFFNALNHTNLGTPNRFVNTAGFGSITEVTTPGREIQLSARLSF